Proteins from a single region of Sediminitomix flava:
- a CDS encoding RnfABCDGE type electron transport complex subunit D yields the protein MLNKTLNISTSPHLKKGLSTPVIMQNVVWALLPAAAFAVYTFGLNAFFVIATATLTCVGTEHVLCKLSKKESTVGDWSAVITGILLGLTLPPSFPLWMAVFGGIIAIAVGKFAFGGLGFNVFNPALVGRAVLQAAFPVAITTWTPALLENRFSGVSSSTFALPFMEPVFDAMSGATPLSAFKFDHISADTFDLGMGLVSGSTGETSAVFIMLGGLYLIARKMMNWRIPAAIFSTVFLLSGLLYLINPEIYPTPQFMLFSGGLMLGAVFMATDMVASPMTSLGVWIYGAFIGGLVVVIRVWGGLPEGVMYAILLANALSPHIDNAIRPRVYGTSKRKKS from the coding sequence ATGCTGAACAAAACACTAAACATCAGTACTTCGCCCCACCTTAAAAAGGGACTAAGTACGCCAGTGATTATGCAAAATGTGGTTTGGGCATTACTTCCGGCTGCAGCTTTTGCCGTCTATACCTTCGGATTGAATGCTTTCTTCGTGATAGCGACTGCAACCCTAACGTGTGTAGGAACAGAACACGTACTCTGCAAACTCTCCAAGAAGGAAAGTACTGTCGGAGATTGGTCGGCTGTGATTACAGGTATACTTTTAGGGCTAACGCTTCCTCCATCCTTTCCACTTTGGATGGCAGTCTTTGGAGGAATAATCGCTATTGCAGTAGGTAAGTTTGCATTCGGAGGATTGGGCTTTAATGTCTTCAATCCTGCTTTGGTCGGAAGGGCAGTGCTTCAAGCCGCTTTTCCTGTAGCCATTACAACTTGGACTCCCGCACTTTTGGAGAATAGATTTAGTGGTGTTTCATCTTCAACATTTGCATTACCTTTTATGGAGCCTGTATTTGATGCAATGTCTGGAGCAACACCACTTTCTGCTTTCAAATTCGATCATATTTCTGCCGATACTTTTGATTTGGGTATGGGACTCGTAAGTGGATCGACAGGAGAAACTTCGGCGGTATTTATTATGCTAGGAGGTCTCTATTTGATTGCTAGAAAGATGATGAATTGGCGAATTCCAGCAGCCATTTTCTCAACGGTTTTCTTACTCAGTGGATTGCTTTACCTCATAAATCCTGAAATCTATCCAACTCCACAGTTTATGCTGTTCTCGGGAGGGTTGATGCTCGGAGCTGTATTTATGGCTACCGATATGGTCGCTTCTCCAATGACATCTTTGGGCGTATGGATTTATGGCGCATTCATTGGTGGACTTGTCGTTGTGATCAGAGTTTGGGGTGGTTTGCCAGAAGGTGTGATGTACGCTATTCTTTTAGCGAATGCACTTTCTCCGCATATCGATAATGCCATCAGACCTCGTGTGTACGGAACTTCTAAACGCAAGAAATCATGA
- the rsxC gene encoding electron transport complex subunit RsxC, whose amino-acid sequence MFRLQKNTFKHGIHPPECKDETKDLAIRQFPFSPVVILPLAQHIGAPSELLVREGQEVIRGQLLAKANGFVSVPLHAPVSGTIRKIKDVPTVSGQMVKGIFLEAFPSDTQEVWGGDPLDLDTASAEDILQGIQDAGIVGLGGAAFPTHVKLKIPEGKKCEYLILNGIECEPFLTTDHRVMLEQDEDIFMGIRYLMKATNAENVIIGIEANKQDAADYLKSKIPADLPVRIQVVPVKYPQGAEKMLITSILGKEVPSGGLPIDAGAVVVNVATVAEIGRLLPLGRGIQERVVTITGPAVKKKGNYLIPIGTPLRFVLEQVGVEENISEVYMGGPMMGVAVSNLDISITKGTSGILVFTDENTPKKEDKIYPCIRCGACVDACPISLLPLKLGTLAKHKSYDEMVDEYNLMDCFECGSCSYVCPSNIPLVQYFRQSKAIVRKRKSNK is encoded by the coding sequence GTGTTTCGATTACAGAAAAATACATTCAAGCATGGGATTCACCCTCCAGAGTGTAAAGACGAAACCAAGGATTTAGCGATCCGTCAGTTTCCTTTTTCTCCGGTCGTGATTCTCCCATTGGCACAACACATAGGTGCTCCTTCCGAACTTTTGGTTCGGGAGGGGCAAGAAGTGATACGAGGTCAATTGTTGGCAAAAGCCAATGGTTTTGTATCGGTTCCTTTACATGCGCCTGTGTCGGGTACGATCCGAAAAATTAAGGATGTACCGACTGTTTCTGGGCAAATGGTAAAAGGAATATTTTTAGAAGCATTTCCTTCCGACACCCAAGAGGTGTGGGGAGGAGATCCTTTGGATTTGGACACTGCTTCAGCAGAAGATATCCTACAAGGAATTCAAGATGCAGGTATTGTAGGTTTGGGCGGTGCAGCCTTTCCTACTCATGTTAAATTGAAAATTCCTGAAGGAAAAAAATGCGAATATCTTATTCTGAATGGGATTGAATGTGAGCCTTTTCTCACAACCGATCATCGGGTAATGCTCGAACAGGATGAGGATATATTTATGGGGATTCGTTACCTCATGAAAGCAACCAATGCTGAAAATGTCATTATAGGAATAGAAGCGAATAAACAAGATGCAGCCGACTATCTCAAGTCAAAGATTCCAGCTGATCTACCCGTAAGAATACAAGTAGTGCCAGTGAAGTATCCGCAAGGTGCCGAAAAGATGCTGATTACTTCAATTCTGGGGAAAGAGGTGCCTTCGGGCGGATTACCAATTGATGCAGGCGCAGTGGTGGTTAACGTTGCTACAGTTGCTGAAATTGGTAGACTCTTGCCCCTAGGTAGAGGAATTCAAGAACGAGTAGTCACAATCACAGGTCCTGCTGTAAAGAAGAAAGGCAATTATCTTATTCCGATTGGTACACCACTCCGATTTGTTTTAGAGCAAGTGGGGGTAGAAGAGAATATCTCTGAGGTGTATATGGGCGGCCCAATGATGGGCGTAGCCGTTTCCAATCTTGACATTTCCATAACTAAAGGAACTTCTGGAATCCTTGTATTCACAGATGAAAATACGCCAAAGAAAGAAGATAAAATCTACCCTTGCATCCGATGTGGAGCCTGTGTAGATGCATGCCCGATTTCACTTTTACCATTGAAATTGGGAACCCTCGCAAAACATAAGTCCTACGACGAAATGGTAGACGAATATAATCTGATGGATTGTTTCGAATGTGGTTCATGCTCTTATGTATGTCCGTCAAACATCCCGTTAGTGCAATATTTCCGTCAGTCAAAAGCCATTGTCAGAAAGCGTAAATCCAATAAATAG
- a CDS encoding 2-oxoacid:acceptor oxidoreductase family protein — translation MSKENQKVKYPGIRVAMDGNTAAIMCERESTDAAGAYPITPSTQMGEYWAEEAAKGHLNISDKPLIFIEPEGEHAAAAVTAGLSMTGQRAANFSSGQGIAYMHESLYAAVGKRLTYVLNIGARAMTKATLNVHAGHDDYHAIDDTGFFQMFAKNAQHVADLNIITHKIAELALTPGAIAQDGFLTTHLIESLRIPERDLIKEYLGRPDDIIDTPTAAQRIIYGEQRRRIPEIWDVDNPLMAGLVQNQDSYMQSVAAQRPYFFDHIQEITDQAFKDYAALTGRKYERVMSYKAADADYLIVGQGSVVTSAEAVVDYLRETRGLKVGVIDLVMFRPFPADLIGKFLKGKKGITVLERLDQPLAADLPIAREIRTVLNKCLENGMNKKNPPHADLPAYSASDMPSVYSGSFGMGSRDLQAEGIIGAVENMLPNGKNKKLFYLSIDFIRDKAFTPKQKLYQETIQDAYPKVKELAIRGSENPNLMPKDAISVRFHSVGGWGAITTGKNLAMTLFDLLGYDIKANPKYGSEKKGQPTTYYLAAAPEPIRMNCEIFFVDVVLSPDPNVFKHTNALAGLKEGGAFIIQSDKETPEAVWANIPRHYQKVIIDKNIRVFYIDGFKIAREEATDPELQLRMQGIAFQGAFFATSPLKEKAGLTDETLLKAIEDQLQSKFGAKGQRVVDDNMRVVKRGFTEVHEITEKQISEKSTQAHNQEILPLPKMLKSSPKSEDNLTDIHRFWEQTGNFYQRGQGNDNITDPFIGLSVMPATTSLFRDMTGIRFEHPEWVPENCTACGDCYTVCPDTALPGLVSELSDVLGTAVKRVKKNYGDLQELPKAVRSLEKEIRTQFKEAPKGTTVNDMIHQVIDIKLMDSNTSDVLQKEFNWFKEELGDFKFALTRPYFDLHEKKQEGSGGLFSITVNPTTCKGCMECVKVCNDDALRTVPQTEESVDRMRHEWDFWMDLPSTAKKFNRIESMEEKIGPLETMLLNKDAYLTFASGDGACLGCSEKSVVHLFTATVETLMQPRVEKHVAYVEELIGKLEKHIQLKLIGTVNISDADAMAKIVAESKDSDLTMSGIASKLEQATGSEPIDQDWLQNASQLLARLKQLKWKYEQGTTGNGRAKMGMTNATGCTSVWGSTFPYNPYPFPWANHLFQDSTSLAMGIFEGHMSKMADGFRTIRKVELELEGKYDPSVHDDFFTYFNWEQFSDEEWKLCPPVVALGGDGSMYDIGFQNLSRMMASGKPIKVVIVDTQVYSNTGGQACTSGFIGQVSDMAQYGKVWKGKPEPRKEIGLIAMAHRNTYVLQSTLANTSQMIEGFIDGLEAKRPALFNVYTTCQPEHGVADDMGAHQAKLAVESRAYPIFKYNPEHGKTAAEAFDLDGNPSMEQDWPTYQLKYVENGREKTMEVAMTFADFAITEARFRKHFRKAPRDTWNEDMVLLVDFLNLSEEEREGKFPFIWAVDKKQHLSRVMVAKPIVDSCEERRDFWIMLKDLAGVSKEEVNEAQIEDKVRKEVVGKIAQGLMKLAGDEGSSIVDLTNTEAAPSTESNETPAEKGGCYVAPSLETDECTSCDECIKVNSKIFAYNSDNKAYIKDPKGGPYEALVKAAEKCTAGVIHPGMPEDQSTDIVQKWLKRAEKYN, via the coding sequence ATGAGCAAAGAAAACCAAAAAGTAAAGTATCCTGGTATTAGAGTAGCAATGGACGGTAATACTGCCGCAATAATGTGTGAAAGAGAGTCTACCGATGCTGCAGGAGCTTACCCGATTACTCCTTCTACACAGATGGGAGAATATTGGGCAGAAGAAGCCGCGAAAGGCCACCTAAATATCTCTGATAAGCCACTTATTTTTATTGAACCAGAAGGTGAGCATGCAGCAGCAGCTGTAACAGCAGGTCTTTCAATGACTGGACAGAGAGCAGCCAACTTCTCATCAGGGCAAGGAATTGCTTATATGCATGAGTCTTTATATGCTGCTGTTGGTAAGCGTCTGACTTATGTGCTGAATATTGGGGCAAGAGCGATGACCAAGGCTACGCTAAATGTACATGCAGGACACGATGATTATCATGCAATTGATGATACAGGATTTTTTCAGATGTTTGCAAAAAATGCACAACATGTAGCTGACCTTAATATCATTACCCACAAAATTGCTGAATTAGCCCTCACACCAGGTGCAATAGCACAAGATGGTTTCCTTACAACTCACCTTATCGAATCACTTAGAATTCCAGAGAGAGATTTGATTAAAGAGTACTTGGGTAGACCAGACGATATTATTGATACGCCTACGGCTGCTCAGAGAATTATTTATGGAGAGCAACGTAGAAGAATTCCAGAAATTTGGGATGTAGATAATCCGCTAATGGCAGGGTTGGTACAAAACCAAGATTCTTATATGCAAAGTGTGGCAGCCCAACGTCCATACTTCTTTGACCATATCCAAGAAATTACAGATCAGGCATTCAAAGACTATGCTGCACTTACAGGTCGTAAGTACGAGAGAGTCATGAGTTATAAAGCAGCAGATGCAGATTACCTTATCGTAGGGCAGGGTAGTGTTGTGACAAGTGCTGAAGCTGTGGTAGATTACCTTAGAGAAACGAGAGGACTAAAAGTTGGGGTTATTGACCTTGTTATGTTCCGTCCATTCCCAGCCGACTTGATCGGTAAATTCTTGAAAGGGAAAAAAGGAATTACGGTATTGGAGAGGTTGGATCAGCCGTTAGCTGCCGATCTACCAATCGCAAGAGAAATCAGAACGGTTCTTAACAAATGCCTCGAAAATGGCATGAACAAGAAGAATCCTCCACATGCTGATTTACCTGCTTACTCAGCATCGGATATGCCTTCGGTTTATTCGGGTTCGTTCGGTATGGGTAGCCGTGACTTACAGGCAGAAGGAATTATTGGAGCAGTTGAGAATATGTTGCCAAATGGTAAGAATAAGAAACTGTTCTACCTTTCAATTGATTTTATTAGAGACAAAGCTTTCACTCCTAAACAAAAGCTTTATCAAGAGACAATACAAGATGCTTATCCGAAGGTAAAAGAGTTAGCTATCAGAGGTTCTGAAAACCCTAACCTTATGCCTAAAGATGCGATTAGTGTACGTTTCCACTCTGTGGGTGGTTGGGGTGCAATTACGACAGGTAAGAACCTCGCAATGACACTATTCGACTTGTTAGGATATGATATAAAAGCCAATCCGAAATATGGTTCTGAGAAAAAAGGACAGCCAACAACCTATTATTTGGCAGCAGCTCCAGAACCAATTCGTATGAACTGCGAAATCTTCTTCGTAGACGTTGTGCTTTCTCCAGACCCTAACGTATTTAAGCACACCAATGCATTGGCAGGTCTGAAAGAAGGAGGCGCATTTATTATCCAGTCGGATAAAGAAACTCCTGAAGCAGTTTGGGCTAATATTCCGAGACATTACCAAAAAGTAATCATCGATAAAAACATTCGAGTTTTCTACATCGATGGTTTCAAAATTGCACGTGAAGAAGCTACTGATCCAGAATTGCAATTGCGTATGCAAGGTATCGCATTCCAAGGAGCATTCTTCGCAACTTCTCCACTCAAAGAAAAAGCAGGCTTAACTGATGAGACTTTACTGAAAGCCATTGAAGATCAGTTGCAGTCAAAGTTCGGAGCGAAAGGACAGCGTGTGGTAGATGACAATATGAGAGTGGTGAAACGTGGATTTACAGAAGTTCACGAAATCACGGAGAAACAAATTTCTGAGAAGTCTACACAAGCTCACAACCAAGAAATTCTTCCGCTACCGAAAATGCTGAAAAGCTCGCCTAAGAGTGAAGATAACTTAACGGATATCCACCGATTCTGGGAGCAAACAGGAAACTTCTACCAAAGAGGTCAAGGTAACGACAATATCACCGATCCATTTATCGGACTGAGTGTGATGCCTGCTACTACTTCTCTATTCAGAGATATGACAGGAATTCGTTTCGAGCATCCTGAGTGGGTTCCAGAAAATTGTACGGCTTGTGGAGACTGTTACACGGTTTGTCCTGATACGGCATTACCAGGATTAGTAAGTGAGCTATCAGATGTTTTAGGAACTGCTGTAAAACGAGTTAAAAAGAATTACGGTGATCTTCAAGAGCTTCCTAAAGCCGTTAGAAGTCTTGAAAAAGAGATCAGAACACAGTTCAAAGAAGCGCCAAAAGGCACGACTGTAAATGATATGATCCATCAAGTGATTGACATCAAATTGATGGATAGCAATACCAGTGATGTATTGCAAAAAGAGTTTAATTGGTTCAAAGAAGAACTAGGCGATTTCAAGTTTGCATTAACTCGTCCTTACTTCGACCTTCATGAGAAAAAACAAGAAGGAAGTGGTGGATTATTTAGTATCACAGTAAATCCAACAACTTGTAAAGGTTGTATGGAATGTGTGAAAGTTTGTAATGATGATGCACTTCGTACAGTTCCTCAAACAGAGGAGTCTGTAGACCGTATGAGACACGAGTGGGATTTCTGGATGGATTTACCATCTACAGCCAAGAAATTCAACCGTATCGAAAGCATGGAAGAGAAAATTGGTCCATTGGAAACAATGCTTCTCAACAAAGATGCTTACCTCACATTTGCGAGTGGCGATGGTGCTTGTTTGGGTTGTTCTGAAAAGTCAGTGGTTCACTTATTTACTGCTACAGTAGAAACATTGATGCAGCCAAGAGTAGAAAAGCATGTGGCTTATGTAGAAGAACTGATCGGTAAATTAGAGAAGCACATTCAGCTCAAACTTATCGGAACTGTAAATATTTCTGATGCCGATGCAATGGCTAAAATTGTGGCAGAATCTAAGGATTCAGACCTCACAATGTCGGGTATTGCAAGTAAGTTGGAACAAGCAACAGGCAGCGAGCCAATTGATCAGGATTGGTTACAAAATGCGAGTCAGCTGTTAGCTCGATTGAAACAACTGAAGTGGAAATATGAGCAAGGAACAACAGGAAATGGACGTGCGAAAATGGGTATGACCAATGCCACAGGTTGTACGTCGGTTTGGGGTAGTACTTTCCCATATAACCCATATCCGTTCCCTTGGGCAAACCACTTATTCCAAGATTCAACTTCTTTGGCAATGGGTATTTTTGAAGGACATATGTCGAAAATGGCAGATGGTTTCAGAACAATCCGTAAAGTAGAGTTAGAGCTTGAAGGAAAATACGATCCAAGTGTACACGATGACTTCTTTACCTACTTCAACTGGGAGCAATTCAGTGACGAGGAATGGAAATTATGTCCTCCTGTAGTAGCACTTGGTGGTGATGGTTCAATGTACGATATCGGATTCCAAAACCTTTCTCGTATGATGGCATCAGGTAAACCAATCAAAGTAGTAATTGTAGATACACAAGTATATTCAAATACTGGTGGTCAAGCATGTACTTCAGGCTTTATCGGTCAAGTTTCTGATATGGCTCAGTACGGTAAAGTATGGAAAGGAAAACCAGAACCTCGTAAAGAGATTGGTTTGATTGCAATGGCCCACCGAAACACTTACGTACTTCAGTCTACATTGGCAAATACAAGCCAAATGATTGAAGGATTCATTGACGGTCTTGAAGCAAAACGTCCTGCTTTATTCAATGTCTACACAACTTGTCAACCAGAGCATGGCGTAGCAGATGATATGGGAGCACACCAAGCAAAACTTGCTGTAGAGTCTCGTGCATATCCAATCTTCAAATACAACCCAGAGCATGGTAAAACAGCTGCTGAGGCATTTGACTTAGACGGTAACCCTTCTATGGAGCAAGATTGGCCAACATACCAACTGAAATATGTGGAGAATGGTCGTGAGAAAACTATGGAGGTAGCCATGACATTTGCAGACTTTGCGATCACAGAAGCTCGTTTCAGAAAGCATTTCCGTAAAGCACCACGTGACACATGGAATGAAGACATGGTATTGTTGGTAGACTTCTTGAATCTTTCGGAAGAAGAAAGAGAAGGCAAGTTCCCATTCATTTGGGCAGTCGACAAGAAGCAACACCTTAGCCGTGTGATGGTAGCAAAACCAATCGTAGATTCTTGTGAAGAAAGAAGAGACTTCTGGATCATGCTGAAAGATTTGGCTGGTGTTTCAAAAGAAGAAGTAAACGAAGCGCAAATCGAAGATAAAGTCAGAAAAGAAGTAGTCGGAAAAATTGCTCAAGGATTGATGAAGCTAGCAGGCGATGAAGGAAGTAGTATTGTTGATTTGACGAATACAGAAGCTGCTCCAAGTACAGAAAGTAACGAAACTCCTGCTGAAAAAGGTGGATGTTATGTTGCGCCATCATTGGAGACAGATGAGTGTACTTCTTGTGATGAATGTATCAAAGTTAACAGTAAGATTTTTGCCTACAACAGCGATAACAAAGCTTACATAAAAGACCCTAAAGGTGGTCCTTATGAAGCCTTGGTGAAAGCGGCAGAAAAATGTACTGCAGGAGTCATTCATCCGGGAATGCCAGAAGATCAGTCAACTGATATTGTGCAGAAATGGTTAAAGAGAGCTGAAAAATACAACTAG